The genomic segment GAACTTTCCATTTGCTACTTATGTTAGTcgtaaaattatatatcaaactTCATTTGTTACATATTAGTTCACGCATTTATAGGTTCCGAACGTGTCTACGACATTAGTATCATATTTTAGTATTAGTGAATAATATAGCCGTTATATCACTACTCATTTTTCCCTGATTTGTCTATATCATTGTAAGCTAGAAATGTATAGCTGAGAGTTATGCCCAGAGCCACTAAGGTGGCTATGGTTGCACTGGCTGCTGCCGCTTTAATTGCCGTAACGCCGAAAAACTTCATGGCAGTGGGCAAAATTAGCATAATGGAGGCAGGGACAAAGAGCAATGATGCTGCAAAGCCTCCAAACATGCGAGTACTATAGGATTCCATCAGCATGTCTTggattaattgtaatacGTTCTATCAAACGATTAGCTGTTTCTACTAATTACAACTTAGGAAACAGCCAACTAGCCCTactttttattttttgCCTTCCGTAATCGTCTAGCTTTAATAACTCATAACCTACATACCtataataacataaaatatatgctATGCACAGACATTGTGACCTTATTGTATTTGGCATCAACAACTAATAGCACATATTGCCaactattatatatcaaataagcTTAATACATCAGaaattaatcaacaaaGAAAAAAATCAACAAATAGCAGATTAAAATTTCTCATTCTTAATCGATTGCACCAGATCATTAAGTTCTGAATCTGCCTGAAGGACTAAGCGATAGTCATATGCCACTTTGTTGAACAGACTCTTCCCCAATTCTGGATCTGTTTTCGCCGTTTCTAGGCTTTTAGTTAGCAGGTACGATAGTTGCACCGGTAAAGGAgtctaaattaatcatCCAGCTTACATCAACAGCGTCCAAGTTGAATGGCATGGATGAAACAAATTGTTCAGCTAGTTCAGCAGTTGATAATTGGAGAATAAGTAGTGTTGTTCGTAGGCAAAAAAAGGGCCGTTCGAACTCAGGAGCTTGTTCCATCCACCGCAGGATAACCTCAGTGAGTTTCTCCATATTTTGCGAGTAAATCAAGTGTTTTTGGGCTgccataaatttatttaaagtTAGCGAACAAATTCCAGCCACCTCATGTAGTCTAGGATCGCCCTTTTCATATACTTTTTTTGACCATTTTATCGCAAGTATTAGCAGTTTGTGCAGAGAGATCATCTCGTTGGATACTTCTATTGAATCGTGTAATCTATGGAaaaatgttaataatttttcaatataaacTTCTGAAATGcttatatcatcaattgttCCATATTTTACAGCTTTACTTGCGGTATCAATGCATAGTGCATATTCCTGGTTATCTACGTCACCGTTATTTTACCTAGACAGATTtctgaaaaattaaatatcaGTTCTATTGCTTCTGAGGTCTTCTTTAATCTGACTTTCCTGAATGAATTGACAGTAATACCTTTCAGCTAGATGAAGTACCTTTTGTGACCTGCTATAGAAGTCATTGTCTTCCATAGCACTATCACAATTATGtttcaatatatacttTTACAGTATCtttaatgtgtaaaattatgatccataaaatattaaaatgtgaTTTATAGGATTAATATAGTAGTGAATGCCCTACAACCAATGGTCATGGGTCCCAAGGATACTAGTAATCACTAATAGGTTTGAGTCTAGAATTGattgttgtataatttttttgttataattGCCTGTATAAAATGAAAGTTGTAGTTCTTGGTGCTGGCTGTGAGGTCGGTCGATCCTGCGTGATTCTAGAACACGAGGGAAAACAAGTTATGTTTGATTGTGGGCTTCATCCTGCCCTTTCAGGCGTAGGAGCTCTACCAGTTTTTGAAGCAATATCGATTGAAAAGGTCAATTTGTGTCTAGTTACCCATTTCCATCTGGATCATTGTGGAGCCGTACCATATCTTGTTGGTAAAACCAGTTTTAAGGGTATTTTTTTGGGTTAATTTAGGCACTATAGTGATGACTGAGCCTACTCGTGTGATTTGCAGGCTAATGTGGGCAGATTATGAGAAAATGGGCAAAACACTCCAGGTGAGAATGTTACCAAATGGAATGAGTGGAAATAGTGGaatttcataaattaaatCATAAAAGTAAATATTACCTATGGGACaagtattttttaaatatccatttaatattaaacGAATTGTTTGTAAGTGATATCACAACTAGTTTGATGTATTGGTATGGTTTTCACAAATATGAGcaatataatcatttacCATATATATCGTGAATGAATAACATTGCCCAGCAACTATTTACCTGTATAAGCCATGTGTCTTTTAAAGCGTATTTAACTATCCTACTGGGATAGTTTTGAATatgattatgtattttttgtttgGGCAAAGTGTTTTAAGAAGTTTTTAATGTACGTCACATCAATCTCAGATAAATATCAACatgttatgtatatatgaaCCAAATGAACTTTGGAAATGACTGTCTACAGTATATATGAggtataaatatttttaatgacattttatTGTCATGGAGTATGAAATTTCACACttaatagttatttatttacagtGCACTACAGTCAGTTCTAATTatgaaatgataaatagttttaaaTTGTACTTATGATATAGCTCTGAGtttacattataattaatacattacacattttctatataatatgaaCAGATTTGCCCatacatacaattgttgtgtgtgaatataaaatatttaaaaaaatgtatatataaacaaacaaACCCAATTCTATCCATTCGTTCCGGTACATTCACTCTTCCTTCTGTTTATATTACTAGAGTAACTTAGGGTCAAACTAAGATTGGAGAAGAGGGATATGCAATGGATGAATTGATCACTGGCAGCGGCCTATTCAATTCAGAAGATGTTAAAAAGGCATTCGAAATGATACGAACCATAGACTTTCATGAGGagattgaaattgatgGCATAAAACTCACTTGTTATGGTGCTGGCCACGTTCTTGGTGCATGCATGTTTATGGTGGAAATAGGGGGTATAAGGGTGTTATATACTGGTGATTACTCTAGCGAGCAGGATAGACATGTACCTAAGGCAGAGATACCTCCAATAGATGTGCATTTGTTGATTTGTGAGAGCACATATGGCACTCGTATACATGACGAGAGGACGCAACGGGAAACTCGTTTAATCAGAAGCATATTAAATGCAGTCGATAATGGGGGAAAGTGTTTATTACCTGTTTTTGCATTAGGTAAGTtgcaattgatatttaGGCCGTGCTCAAGAAATCTTGTTAATTTTGGAAGAATACTGGAAGGCCAATAGGAGATTGCATAGAGTACctattttttacattagCCCATTGTCATCTAAGGCATTAAAGGTTTACGAGACGTTTATAGGCGTTTGCGGCGAGCATATCAAGAGGGTAAGTTGctatatttcatttaatttatatttgtaaaatttaatttcaaatataaattagtttaCTAGTAAAGACTGACATAGCGTGTGCAACAAGGAGAGAATCCATACCATTTCACCCACATCAAATACGCGCCAACTGTGGATTCGGTTAGGAGTCATCTTTTAAGGGATGGTACGTCATACAtgtgtattatattttaatgtttaatttaaaatttaatttaaaacttTATTACAATAAACTAATTCTTAGCGCCATGTGTAATTATGACATCTCCTGGAATGCTTCAAGGGGGTCCATCAAGAGAtgtatttgaaataatagCTCCGGACAATCGAAACGGTGTAATACTTACGGGTTATACTGTCAAAGGGACTTTGGCGGATGAGTTAAAGAAGGAGCCGGATGTCATCAAATTGGAAGACAATATAATCAAGAGACGTTGTTTCATTGAGCAAATCAGTTTCAGCGCACATGCGGATTATAATCAGACTAGGGATTTTATAGACAATTTGCAGGTGCCAAATGTCTTACTAGTACACGGGGAAAGGAAGGAGATGAAGAGATTGcatgataaattgttggTATAAGTTCAAGTTATACATAGGAAGATAGACCTAATCTATCAGTTTTTATGCCTGAAATTCTCCAATCAGTAACATTCAATTTCAAGAGAGAATCTAGGCTATTGGCAGTCGGAAAATTGGCCAAGGAATTACCAGCCCTATGTGAAGGTAAACAATAAATCACTTAGAAGGCAAAACAGTGGAAGCTACCGTTCTGTGTTCAGGAGATGTAAGGGCtaaatttatgtagatAAAAAGGGTTATGTACAAGAGTGAATTGCCAGAATATTTTAGTGACACTTGTTTTGTAGAGGAAGAATTATCCGTAGAATTTCCCTACTCAATGGCACAGCTTAGGGTTAGCActttaaatttacatttcaTTGTtttatttcacaaataaaataaaatacccaatatgatatcaataatatagtCTTCATTGGATACGATATTTGAGAGTTTGGAAGATCTGAATATTGATGGAACTGAATGTTTGATTATTTGCGAAAGGGTGAAGGCGACTATTATCGATAACACgctaaaattgacatttaaATCAAATCCTCTATCTGATATGATCGCCGACGTTACCACAATCGCAGCCATGGGTATAAACAGGCTGACACGGCCCTCATTAGACAGTAGGTAAGTATTATAACATTGATATACAAACGAACAAAGCATGAGCTTATTTATTctataatcaattaattaattcaggATTGACTATGACAAATTCTTCAAAACCGTATTAATCTACCTCTCCGAAATGTTTGGCACCCTCTACACCATTGATGAGAAATTTATCGACCCAAACAGCTACATTGAAAGTATCGCAGTCAAAAAAGACTACTGGTTTACTATAGACACCAATTCGTTACCCGACCCTAAATCGTTGATAATTGTGGAAATCACCGACATAGCATCTGGGACCTCTATCATATGCGCCATAAACATATCAGATCGTAAGGTAATTTGCGACGATTTGGAGACTAAAGATCGCATTTTGGGTGTTTTGAAGCGTGTTCAAATGGCACTACTACCTGTGTCTCTCTAGTGATATTAATAgttatttcatcaattctGTAGATCACTTTGTATTGCAAAAATCATGCTAGGCTGACCAACAAACATTTTAGCTACCAGTTATCATGATTATATAGTTTAGAATCTatattttgaatgatttaataAGTGGTTCATTTGGTTAGTCAGCCACAGGTGGTGTGTGGTTATAAGGTTTCCAATAAAAGGggttaaataaaaaaatccTTTTAATAACCAAGGCACCAATCATTTCTATTTTctccaataaaattacttaCGCCTACTTATGGTGTGGAGATTACATATcgtgtaataattattttggcTTACAGAATCCGTTGATATAGTATTAAACATTAgattattgtttaattattaatcacTCATTATTGGTAAGCTGTAGAAACTGCTAGTGTGATATTTCATGACTGCTTACATGTGCTATAGTTAGCCTATTGGGATTGTAGTAAGTTCTGGAATAAAATTAGTTGTAATCAAGTGAATAAATCTATTTAACGATACACAAAGTAATTGAGTAA from the Babesia microti strain RI chromosome I, complete genome genome contains:
- a CDS encoding cleavage and polyadenylation specificity factor subunit 3 (overlaps_old_locusTagID:BBM_I01505) translates to MKVVVLGAGCEVGRSCVILEHEGKQVMFDCGLHPALSGVGALPVFEAISIEKVNLCLVTHFHLDHCGAVPYLVGKTSFKGTIVMTEPTRVICRLMWADYEKMGKTLQGQTKIGEEGYAMDELITGSGLFNSEDVKKAFEMIRTIDFHEEIEIDGIKLTCYGAGHVLGACMFMVEIGGIRVLYTGDYSSEQDRHVPKAEIPPIDVHLLICESTYGTRIHDERTQRETRLIRSILNAVDNGGKCLLPVFALGRAQEILLILEEYWKANRRLHRVPIFYISPLSSKALKVYETFIGVCGEHIKRRVQQGENPYHFTHIKYAPTVDSVRSHLLRDAPCVIMTSPGMLQGGPSRDVFEIIAPDNRNGVILTGYTVKGTLADELKKEPDVIKLEDNIIKRRCFIEQISFSAHADYNQTRDFIDNLQVPNVLLVHGERKEMKRLHDKLLEDRPNLSVFMPEILQSVTFNFKRESRLLAVGKLAKELPALCEEGKTVEATVLCSGDIKRVMYKSELPEYFSDTCFVEEELSVEFPYSMAQLRSSLDTIFESLEDLNIDGTECLIICERVKATIIDNTLKLTFKSNPLSDMIADVTTIAAMGINRLTRPSLDSRIDYDKFFKTVLIYLSEMFGTLYTIDEKFIDPNSYIESIAVKKDYWFTIDTNSLPDPKSLIIVEITDIASGTSIICAINISDRKVICDDLETKDRILGVLKRVQMALLPVSL